One Numida meleagris isolate 19003 breed g44 Domestic line chromosome 6, NumMel1.0, whole genome shotgun sequence genomic region harbors:
- the FBXO34 gene encoding F-box only protein 34 isoform X1 encodes MKSSCRAGLHREPLNSASSTFHQVKRVSGMHLKPYLKLQRKERSPEISQDSLRGPPMSHQRSTQEDKYANNCTQLSVFPKPPLVTPSRKLLGIIYPNTMCNMNGKGPADGLSAREKKNVLSATIHQGEEGEGPLDVWAVVKPGNTKEKIAFFAAQQCSGSNRLGSMKLKSTWDIDGRTVKRRKKTVDLKKAKLQLERMREANARCSQPEPFACGIEHCSVHYVNDNGEGVFPGRSLSVIEMVAFLEQRASALLVDCAKTCTSASTARLSAPSKSVLPSSDPFVAAGPCEVHERGTCGGGEQQQSEPVRVLDMVAKLESECLRRQSERDAGSLSRNNSFRRNVGRVLLASGTQPGAEPGRASAGSVGRGEELGAVGPGCGARCGDAGLWDGAASAPQPFHPGLEARVGNAGSGLAHAVLAIAAGRGDAERRLEPPRALPALCPAVAGVPADSLPSKSAAVDCTSKEAVILSKQSPHPARKEPLCISISVTKTEKGCRKEKLPPSGSSEDPLPGQLFFLQAEQNATHAPQPLRERTQEKPGEGARNEEEDALESDKSCVRTSVSPEPSALSVPHPEGALQVLDASCLKRQVSHDFLETRFKIQQLLEPQQYMAFLPHHIIVKIFGLLPTRSLVALKCTCYYFKFIIEYYNIRPADSRWVRDPRYREDPCKQCKKKYVKGDVSLCRWHPKPYCQALPYGPGYWMCCHRSQKGIPGCKLGLHDNHWVPACHSFNRALHKKTRGAGAEGEEEY; translated from the exons ATGAAGagttcctgcagagctggcctCCACAGGGAACCACTGAATTCAGCATCTTCTACCTTCCATCAAGTCAAACG gGTTTCTGGTATGCACTTAAAGCCATATCTCAAGTTACAGAGGAAAGAGCGATCTCCAGAAATAAGCCAGGACTCCCTGAGAGGCCCACCTATGAGCCATCAGAGATCGACACAAGAAGACAAATACGCCAACAACTGCACCCAGCTGAGCGTTTTCCCAAAACCCCCCCTCGTGACTCCATCTCGAAAGCTCCTGGGCATTATTTATCCAAATACTATGTGCAATATGAATGGGAAAGGTCCGGCAGACGGTCTGAGCGCCAGGGAGAAGAAGAACGTCCTGTCGGCAACGATCCACCAGggagaagaaggggaagggcCTCTGGATGTGTGGGCCGTGGTGAAGCCTGGCAATACGAAGGAGAAGATCGCTTTCTTCgcagcccagcagtgcagcGGCAGCAACCGGCTGGGCTCCATGAAGCTGAAAAGCACGTGGGATATCGATGGGAGAACGGTGAAACGACGGAAAAAAACGGTCGATCTGAAAAAAGCCAAGCTCCAGTTGGAAAGGATGAGGGAGGCGAACGCTAGGTGCTCTCAGCCGGAGCCTTTCGCGTGCGGCATTGAGCATTGCTCTGTGCATTACGTGAATGACAATGGGGAGGGCGTGTTCCCGGGCCGGTCCCTCTCCGTGATAGAGATGGTCGCGTTTCTGGAGCAGCGGGCCAGTGCTTTACTGGTAGACTGTGCTAAAACTTGCACGTCCGCCTCCACCGCGAGGCTGAGCGCTCCGTCTAAAAGCGTTCTGCCCAGCTCTGACCCTTTTGTTGCTGCCGGGCCGTGCGAGGTACACGAGAGGGGAACTTGTGGCGGCGgcgagcagcagcagagcgAGCCGGTGCGCGTCCTGGACATGGTGGCCAAGCTGGAGTCGGAGTGCCTGCGGCGGCAGAGCGAGCGGGACGCCGGCAGCCTCTCGCGCAACAACAGCTTCCGCAGGAACGTGGGGCGGGTGCTCCTGGCCAGCGGCACGCAGCCTGGGGCCGAGCCCGGCAGAGCCTCTGCGGGCAGCGTGGGCCGGGGCGAGGAGCTGGGGGCGGTGGGGCCTGGCTGCGGAGCGAGGTGCGGGGATGCCGGGCTGTGGGACGGCGCTGCCTCCGCTCCGCAGCCGTTCCATCCAGGGCTGGAGGCTCGCGTGGGGAACGCGGGTTCGGGACTTGCTCACGCCGTGTTGGCCATTGCGGCTGGAAGGGGCGATGCTGAAAGGCGGCTTGAGCctcccagagctctgccagcCCTGTGTCCGGCTGTGGCCGGGGTGCCGGCGGATTCCTTGCCGAGCAAGAGTGCAGCCGTTGATTGTACGTCGAAGGAAGCTGTAATCCTCTCGAAGCAGAGCCCGCATCCTGCTAGGAAGGAGCCCTTGTGCATCAGTATATCGGTCACCAAGACCGAGAAGGGGTGCAGGAAAGAGAAGCTCCCTCCCTCCGGTTCGAGTGAAGACCCCCTCCCGGGGCAGCTgttttttctccaggctgagcagaatGCCACCCATGCGCCACAGCCGCTGCGGGAGCGTACCCAAGAAAAGCCAGGAGAAGGAGCCCGGAACGAGGAGGAGGATGCTTTGGAATCTGACAAATCGTGTGTCAGGACCAGCGTCTCTCCTGAGCCATCAGCCCTTTCTGTTCCCCATCCAGAAGGTGCTTTGCAAGTACTGGATGCTTCCTGCTTGAAACGGCAGGTCTCGCATGACTTTTTGGAGACCAGGTTTAAAATTCAGCAGCTTCTGGAGCCTCAGCAGTATATGGCTTTCCTGCCTCACCACATCATAGTCAAGATCTTCGGCTTGCTCCCTACGAGGAGTCTGGTGGCCCTGAAATGTACTTGCTACTACTTCAAGTTCATCATCGAGTACTACAACATCAGGCCGGCGGACTCGCGCTGGGTCCGCGACCCCCGCTACCGAGAAGACCCTTGCAAGCAGTGCAAGAAGAAGTACGTGAAGGGGGACGTGTCGCTGTGCCGCTGGCACCCCAAACCTTACTGCCAAGCTTTACCCTACGGGCCCGGGTACTGGATGTGCTGTCACAGGTCCCAGAAGGGCATCCCGGGCTGTAAGTTGGGGCTCCACGACAATCACTGGGTTCCTGCCTGCCACAGCTTTAACCGTGCTCTCCATAAGAAGACCAGAGGAGCGGGAGCCGAAGGAGAAGAGGAATATTAG
- the FBXO34 gene encoding F-box only protein 34 isoform X3, giving the protein MVSGMHLKPYLKLQRKERSPEISQDSLRGPPMSHQRSTQEDKYANNCTQLSVFPKPPLVTPSRKLLGIIYPNTMCNMNGKGPADGLSAREKKNVLSATIHQGEEGEGPLDVWAVVKPGNTKEKIAFFAAQQCSGSNRLGSMKLKSTWDIDGRTVKRRKKTVDLKKAKLQLERMREANARCSQPEPFACGIEHCSVHYVNDNGEGVFPGRSLSVIEMVAFLEQRASALLVDCAKTCTSASTARLSAPSKSVLPSSDPFVAAGPCEVHERGTCGGGEQQQSEPVRVLDMVAKLESECLRRQSERDAGSLSRNNSFRRNVGRVLLASGTQPGAEPGRASAGSVGRGEELGAVGPGCGARCGDAGLWDGAASAPQPFHPGLEARVGNAGSGLAHAVLAIAAGRGDAERRLEPPRALPALCPAVAGVPADSLPSKSAAVDCTSKEAVILSKQSPHPARKEPLCISISVTKTEKGCRKEKLPPSGSSEDPLPGQLFFLQAEQNATHAPQPLRERTQEKPGEGARNEEEDALESDKSCVRTSVSPEPSALSVPHPEGALQVLDASCLKRQVSHDFLETRFKIQQLLEPQQYMAFLPHHIIVKIFGLLPTRSLVALKCTCYYFKFIIEYYNIRPADSRWVRDPRYREDPCKQCKKKYVKGDVSLCRWHPKPYCQALPYGPGYWMCCHRSQKGIPGCKLGLHDNHWVPACHSFNRALHKKTRGAGAEGEEEY; this is encoded by the exons AT gGTTTCTGGTATGCACTTAAAGCCATATCTCAAGTTACAGAGGAAAGAGCGATCTCCAGAAATAAGCCAGGACTCCCTGAGAGGCCCACCTATGAGCCATCAGAGATCGACACAAGAAGACAAATACGCCAACAACTGCACCCAGCTGAGCGTTTTCCCAAAACCCCCCCTCGTGACTCCATCTCGAAAGCTCCTGGGCATTATTTATCCAAATACTATGTGCAATATGAATGGGAAAGGTCCGGCAGACGGTCTGAGCGCCAGGGAGAAGAAGAACGTCCTGTCGGCAACGATCCACCAGggagaagaaggggaagggcCTCTGGATGTGTGGGCCGTGGTGAAGCCTGGCAATACGAAGGAGAAGATCGCTTTCTTCgcagcccagcagtgcagcGGCAGCAACCGGCTGGGCTCCATGAAGCTGAAAAGCACGTGGGATATCGATGGGAGAACGGTGAAACGACGGAAAAAAACGGTCGATCTGAAAAAAGCCAAGCTCCAGTTGGAAAGGATGAGGGAGGCGAACGCTAGGTGCTCTCAGCCGGAGCCTTTCGCGTGCGGCATTGAGCATTGCTCTGTGCATTACGTGAATGACAATGGGGAGGGCGTGTTCCCGGGCCGGTCCCTCTCCGTGATAGAGATGGTCGCGTTTCTGGAGCAGCGGGCCAGTGCTTTACTGGTAGACTGTGCTAAAACTTGCACGTCCGCCTCCACCGCGAGGCTGAGCGCTCCGTCTAAAAGCGTTCTGCCCAGCTCTGACCCTTTTGTTGCTGCCGGGCCGTGCGAGGTACACGAGAGGGGAACTTGTGGCGGCGgcgagcagcagcagagcgAGCCGGTGCGCGTCCTGGACATGGTGGCCAAGCTGGAGTCGGAGTGCCTGCGGCGGCAGAGCGAGCGGGACGCCGGCAGCCTCTCGCGCAACAACAGCTTCCGCAGGAACGTGGGGCGGGTGCTCCTGGCCAGCGGCACGCAGCCTGGGGCCGAGCCCGGCAGAGCCTCTGCGGGCAGCGTGGGCCGGGGCGAGGAGCTGGGGGCGGTGGGGCCTGGCTGCGGAGCGAGGTGCGGGGATGCCGGGCTGTGGGACGGCGCTGCCTCCGCTCCGCAGCCGTTCCATCCAGGGCTGGAGGCTCGCGTGGGGAACGCGGGTTCGGGACTTGCTCACGCCGTGTTGGCCATTGCGGCTGGAAGGGGCGATGCTGAAAGGCGGCTTGAGCctcccagagctctgccagcCCTGTGTCCGGCTGTGGCCGGGGTGCCGGCGGATTCCTTGCCGAGCAAGAGTGCAGCCGTTGATTGTACGTCGAAGGAAGCTGTAATCCTCTCGAAGCAGAGCCCGCATCCTGCTAGGAAGGAGCCCTTGTGCATCAGTATATCGGTCACCAAGACCGAGAAGGGGTGCAGGAAAGAGAAGCTCCCTCCCTCCGGTTCGAGTGAAGACCCCCTCCCGGGGCAGCTgttttttctccaggctgagcagaatGCCACCCATGCGCCACAGCCGCTGCGGGAGCGTACCCAAGAAAAGCCAGGAGAAGGAGCCCGGAACGAGGAGGAGGATGCTTTGGAATCTGACAAATCGTGTGTCAGGACCAGCGTCTCTCCTGAGCCATCAGCCCTTTCTGTTCCCCATCCAGAAGGTGCTTTGCAAGTACTGGATGCTTCCTGCTTGAAACGGCAGGTCTCGCATGACTTTTTGGAGACCAGGTTTAAAATTCAGCAGCTTCTGGAGCCTCAGCAGTATATGGCTTTCCTGCCTCACCACATCATAGTCAAGATCTTCGGCTTGCTCCCTACGAGGAGTCTGGTGGCCCTGAAATGTACTTGCTACTACTTCAAGTTCATCATCGAGTACTACAACATCAGGCCGGCGGACTCGCGCTGGGTCCGCGACCCCCGCTACCGAGAAGACCCTTGCAAGCAGTGCAAGAAGAAGTACGTGAAGGGGGACGTGTCGCTGTGCCGCTGGCACCCCAAACCTTACTGCCAAGCTTTACCCTACGGGCCCGGGTACTGGATGTGCTGTCACAGGTCCCAGAAGGGCATCCCGGGCTGTAAGTTGGGGCTCCACGACAATCACTGGGTTCCTGCCTGCCACAGCTTTAACCGTGCTCTCCATAAGAAGACCAGAGGAGCGGGAGCCGAAGGAGAAGAGGAATATTAG
- the FBXO34 gene encoding F-box only protein 34 isoform X2, producing the protein MAATCQNKLQVSGMHLKPYLKLQRKERSPEISQDSLRGPPMSHQRSTQEDKYANNCTQLSVFPKPPLVTPSRKLLGIIYPNTMCNMNGKGPADGLSAREKKNVLSATIHQGEEGEGPLDVWAVVKPGNTKEKIAFFAAQQCSGSNRLGSMKLKSTWDIDGRTVKRRKKTVDLKKAKLQLERMREANARCSQPEPFACGIEHCSVHYVNDNGEGVFPGRSLSVIEMVAFLEQRASALLVDCAKTCTSASTARLSAPSKSVLPSSDPFVAAGPCEVHERGTCGGGEQQQSEPVRVLDMVAKLESECLRRQSERDAGSLSRNNSFRRNVGRVLLASGTQPGAEPGRASAGSVGRGEELGAVGPGCGARCGDAGLWDGAASAPQPFHPGLEARVGNAGSGLAHAVLAIAAGRGDAERRLEPPRALPALCPAVAGVPADSLPSKSAAVDCTSKEAVILSKQSPHPARKEPLCISISVTKTEKGCRKEKLPPSGSSEDPLPGQLFFLQAEQNATHAPQPLRERTQEKPGEGARNEEEDALESDKSCVRTSVSPEPSALSVPHPEGALQVLDASCLKRQVSHDFLETRFKIQQLLEPQQYMAFLPHHIIVKIFGLLPTRSLVALKCTCYYFKFIIEYYNIRPADSRWVRDPRYREDPCKQCKKKYVKGDVSLCRWHPKPYCQALPYGPGYWMCCHRSQKGIPGCKLGLHDNHWVPACHSFNRALHKKTRGAGAEGEEEY; encoded by the exons ATGGCTGCCACGTGCCAGAACAAGCTCCA gGTTTCTGGTATGCACTTAAAGCCATATCTCAAGTTACAGAGGAAAGAGCGATCTCCAGAAATAAGCCAGGACTCCCTGAGAGGCCCACCTATGAGCCATCAGAGATCGACACAAGAAGACAAATACGCCAACAACTGCACCCAGCTGAGCGTTTTCCCAAAACCCCCCCTCGTGACTCCATCTCGAAAGCTCCTGGGCATTATTTATCCAAATACTATGTGCAATATGAATGGGAAAGGTCCGGCAGACGGTCTGAGCGCCAGGGAGAAGAAGAACGTCCTGTCGGCAACGATCCACCAGggagaagaaggggaagggcCTCTGGATGTGTGGGCCGTGGTGAAGCCTGGCAATACGAAGGAGAAGATCGCTTTCTTCgcagcccagcagtgcagcGGCAGCAACCGGCTGGGCTCCATGAAGCTGAAAAGCACGTGGGATATCGATGGGAGAACGGTGAAACGACGGAAAAAAACGGTCGATCTGAAAAAAGCCAAGCTCCAGTTGGAAAGGATGAGGGAGGCGAACGCTAGGTGCTCTCAGCCGGAGCCTTTCGCGTGCGGCATTGAGCATTGCTCTGTGCATTACGTGAATGACAATGGGGAGGGCGTGTTCCCGGGCCGGTCCCTCTCCGTGATAGAGATGGTCGCGTTTCTGGAGCAGCGGGCCAGTGCTTTACTGGTAGACTGTGCTAAAACTTGCACGTCCGCCTCCACCGCGAGGCTGAGCGCTCCGTCTAAAAGCGTTCTGCCCAGCTCTGACCCTTTTGTTGCTGCCGGGCCGTGCGAGGTACACGAGAGGGGAACTTGTGGCGGCGgcgagcagcagcagagcgAGCCGGTGCGCGTCCTGGACATGGTGGCCAAGCTGGAGTCGGAGTGCCTGCGGCGGCAGAGCGAGCGGGACGCCGGCAGCCTCTCGCGCAACAACAGCTTCCGCAGGAACGTGGGGCGGGTGCTCCTGGCCAGCGGCACGCAGCCTGGGGCCGAGCCCGGCAGAGCCTCTGCGGGCAGCGTGGGCCGGGGCGAGGAGCTGGGGGCGGTGGGGCCTGGCTGCGGAGCGAGGTGCGGGGATGCCGGGCTGTGGGACGGCGCTGCCTCCGCTCCGCAGCCGTTCCATCCAGGGCTGGAGGCTCGCGTGGGGAACGCGGGTTCGGGACTTGCTCACGCCGTGTTGGCCATTGCGGCTGGAAGGGGCGATGCTGAAAGGCGGCTTGAGCctcccagagctctgccagcCCTGTGTCCGGCTGTGGCCGGGGTGCCGGCGGATTCCTTGCCGAGCAAGAGTGCAGCCGTTGATTGTACGTCGAAGGAAGCTGTAATCCTCTCGAAGCAGAGCCCGCATCCTGCTAGGAAGGAGCCCTTGTGCATCAGTATATCGGTCACCAAGACCGAGAAGGGGTGCAGGAAAGAGAAGCTCCCTCCCTCCGGTTCGAGTGAAGACCCCCTCCCGGGGCAGCTgttttttctccaggctgagcagaatGCCACCCATGCGCCACAGCCGCTGCGGGAGCGTACCCAAGAAAAGCCAGGAGAAGGAGCCCGGAACGAGGAGGAGGATGCTTTGGAATCTGACAAATCGTGTGTCAGGACCAGCGTCTCTCCTGAGCCATCAGCCCTTTCTGTTCCCCATCCAGAAGGTGCTTTGCAAGTACTGGATGCTTCCTGCTTGAAACGGCAGGTCTCGCATGACTTTTTGGAGACCAGGTTTAAAATTCAGCAGCTTCTGGAGCCTCAGCAGTATATGGCTTTCCTGCCTCACCACATCATAGTCAAGATCTTCGGCTTGCTCCCTACGAGGAGTCTGGTGGCCCTGAAATGTACTTGCTACTACTTCAAGTTCATCATCGAGTACTACAACATCAGGCCGGCGGACTCGCGCTGGGTCCGCGACCCCCGCTACCGAGAAGACCCTTGCAAGCAGTGCAAGAAGAAGTACGTGAAGGGGGACGTGTCGCTGTGCCGCTGGCACCCCAAACCTTACTGCCAAGCTTTACCCTACGGGCCCGGGTACTGGATGTGCTGTCACAGGTCCCAGAAGGGCATCCCGGGCTGTAAGTTGGGGCTCCACGACAATCACTGGGTTCCTGCCTGCCACAGCTTTAACCGTGCTCTCCATAAGAAGACCAGAGGAGCGGGAGCCGAAGGAGAAGAGGAATATTAG
- the FBXO34 gene encoding F-box only protein 34 isoform X4 → MHLKPYLKLQRKERSPEISQDSLRGPPMSHQRSTQEDKYANNCTQLSVFPKPPLVTPSRKLLGIIYPNTMCNMNGKGPADGLSAREKKNVLSATIHQGEEGEGPLDVWAVVKPGNTKEKIAFFAAQQCSGSNRLGSMKLKSTWDIDGRTVKRRKKTVDLKKAKLQLERMREANARCSQPEPFACGIEHCSVHYVNDNGEGVFPGRSLSVIEMVAFLEQRASALLVDCAKTCTSASTARLSAPSKSVLPSSDPFVAAGPCEVHERGTCGGGEQQQSEPVRVLDMVAKLESECLRRQSERDAGSLSRNNSFRRNVGRVLLASGTQPGAEPGRASAGSVGRGEELGAVGPGCGARCGDAGLWDGAASAPQPFHPGLEARVGNAGSGLAHAVLAIAAGRGDAERRLEPPRALPALCPAVAGVPADSLPSKSAAVDCTSKEAVILSKQSPHPARKEPLCISISVTKTEKGCRKEKLPPSGSSEDPLPGQLFFLQAEQNATHAPQPLRERTQEKPGEGARNEEEDALESDKSCVRTSVSPEPSALSVPHPEGALQVLDASCLKRQVSHDFLETRFKIQQLLEPQQYMAFLPHHIIVKIFGLLPTRSLVALKCTCYYFKFIIEYYNIRPADSRWVRDPRYREDPCKQCKKKYVKGDVSLCRWHPKPYCQALPYGPGYWMCCHRSQKGIPGCKLGLHDNHWVPACHSFNRALHKKTRGAGAEGEEEY, encoded by the coding sequence ATGCACTTAAAGCCATATCTCAAGTTACAGAGGAAAGAGCGATCTCCAGAAATAAGCCAGGACTCCCTGAGAGGCCCACCTATGAGCCATCAGAGATCGACACAAGAAGACAAATACGCCAACAACTGCACCCAGCTGAGCGTTTTCCCAAAACCCCCCCTCGTGACTCCATCTCGAAAGCTCCTGGGCATTATTTATCCAAATACTATGTGCAATATGAATGGGAAAGGTCCGGCAGACGGTCTGAGCGCCAGGGAGAAGAAGAACGTCCTGTCGGCAACGATCCACCAGggagaagaaggggaagggcCTCTGGATGTGTGGGCCGTGGTGAAGCCTGGCAATACGAAGGAGAAGATCGCTTTCTTCgcagcccagcagtgcagcGGCAGCAACCGGCTGGGCTCCATGAAGCTGAAAAGCACGTGGGATATCGATGGGAGAACGGTGAAACGACGGAAAAAAACGGTCGATCTGAAAAAAGCCAAGCTCCAGTTGGAAAGGATGAGGGAGGCGAACGCTAGGTGCTCTCAGCCGGAGCCTTTCGCGTGCGGCATTGAGCATTGCTCTGTGCATTACGTGAATGACAATGGGGAGGGCGTGTTCCCGGGCCGGTCCCTCTCCGTGATAGAGATGGTCGCGTTTCTGGAGCAGCGGGCCAGTGCTTTACTGGTAGACTGTGCTAAAACTTGCACGTCCGCCTCCACCGCGAGGCTGAGCGCTCCGTCTAAAAGCGTTCTGCCCAGCTCTGACCCTTTTGTTGCTGCCGGGCCGTGCGAGGTACACGAGAGGGGAACTTGTGGCGGCGgcgagcagcagcagagcgAGCCGGTGCGCGTCCTGGACATGGTGGCCAAGCTGGAGTCGGAGTGCCTGCGGCGGCAGAGCGAGCGGGACGCCGGCAGCCTCTCGCGCAACAACAGCTTCCGCAGGAACGTGGGGCGGGTGCTCCTGGCCAGCGGCACGCAGCCTGGGGCCGAGCCCGGCAGAGCCTCTGCGGGCAGCGTGGGCCGGGGCGAGGAGCTGGGGGCGGTGGGGCCTGGCTGCGGAGCGAGGTGCGGGGATGCCGGGCTGTGGGACGGCGCTGCCTCCGCTCCGCAGCCGTTCCATCCAGGGCTGGAGGCTCGCGTGGGGAACGCGGGTTCGGGACTTGCTCACGCCGTGTTGGCCATTGCGGCTGGAAGGGGCGATGCTGAAAGGCGGCTTGAGCctcccagagctctgccagcCCTGTGTCCGGCTGTGGCCGGGGTGCCGGCGGATTCCTTGCCGAGCAAGAGTGCAGCCGTTGATTGTACGTCGAAGGAAGCTGTAATCCTCTCGAAGCAGAGCCCGCATCCTGCTAGGAAGGAGCCCTTGTGCATCAGTATATCGGTCACCAAGACCGAGAAGGGGTGCAGGAAAGAGAAGCTCCCTCCCTCCGGTTCGAGTGAAGACCCCCTCCCGGGGCAGCTgttttttctccaggctgagcagaatGCCACCCATGCGCCACAGCCGCTGCGGGAGCGTACCCAAGAAAAGCCAGGAGAAGGAGCCCGGAACGAGGAGGAGGATGCTTTGGAATCTGACAAATCGTGTGTCAGGACCAGCGTCTCTCCTGAGCCATCAGCCCTTTCTGTTCCCCATCCAGAAGGTGCTTTGCAAGTACTGGATGCTTCCTGCTTGAAACGGCAGGTCTCGCATGACTTTTTGGAGACCAGGTTTAAAATTCAGCAGCTTCTGGAGCCTCAGCAGTATATGGCTTTCCTGCCTCACCACATCATAGTCAAGATCTTCGGCTTGCTCCCTACGAGGAGTCTGGTGGCCCTGAAATGTACTTGCTACTACTTCAAGTTCATCATCGAGTACTACAACATCAGGCCGGCGGACTCGCGCTGGGTCCGCGACCCCCGCTACCGAGAAGACCCTTGCAAGCAGTGCAAGAAGAAGTACGTGAAGGGGGACGTGTCGCTGTGCCGCTGGCACCCCAAACCTTACTGCCAAGCTTTACCCTACGGGCCCGGGTACTGGATGTGCTGTCACAGGTCCCAGAAGGGCATCCCGGGCTGTAAGTTGGGGCTCCACGACAATCACTGGGTTCCTGCCTGCCACAGCTTTAACCGTGCTCTCCATAAGAAGACCAGAGGAGCGGGAGCCGAAGGAGAAGAGGAATATTAG